The Undibacterium cyanobacteriorum genomic sequence CTTCAAGAAGGACACATCTTCCTGACGTTCTTCCTCAAAGCGCGCGGCCAATTGATTGTATTGCGAGAGATCGAGATCCACGACCGCGATCTGCCCCACCTCTGGGAAACCTTCTCGACGCGGTGGCGCAGTTTGAATCAACTTCGCCGGAAAATAACGCGCTTCGGTGAGTAGGAATAAACAGATTTGCGCGACATGCGTACCGGTCGTGATGTGCACAAGGTAATCAGCTTCCTGTGTATCAAATCGGTAGTGGCGCACGAATTCGTACAGGGCCGAGTACACCTCAACGAAATCCCAAGGATCTTTAATCCGCATCAGTACCGGCTCGACCACCGTTTCTGGCGAGACCCTTTGGATATCGCTGATCACCAGCTTTAACAGGTCACCACGATCACCGCCATTGCCGTTATGAAATAGCACCAGCTTATTCACCAGAAAATCTTCTTGCTGGCACAACGAGAGCGTCGGGCGCCAACGTTGCCAACGCTGCGCATTAAAGCCTGCGTCTAATGTGGTTCCTAAGAAACCGAACACGACCTTCTCCATGTTTCAAATCCTCAAGTAAGACGAAACGCAACCAAAACGAATCGGAGCCGAGCTCAATACGTCATTCCAATTGACGCGCAGAACATCTGGGCAAGTGACCCAATGCGTCATTCCCGCGGAAGCGGGAATCAATGTTCAAGCAGCGCATACCAAAAAACAGAAGGGATTCCGGCTTGCGCAGGGATGACGATATTTTGTGAGATTTATAAATACGTCACCCGAAGAATATAAAATCATCTTATCTATTTTTATAAATCACGATCATATTTTATCACTTAATGTGCGCTGCATAATCATAAGCATTCCCCCTAAGCACAGCAAGAACCTTATTTTCCACATATAAAACAAACACTTAGATTCACCGAAAACGACCAAACAAAAAACTGGCACGCAAATCGCAATACATAAAACGTCTGCCGCAAATTTGTAGCAACAGGCAAGGGTTCAAAAGCCCTTCCGGTACATGGACCTCAAACAGGATCTGTCCTTACTTTGATAGGTTTCAGGTATGCCGCTACGAAGGAGAGCAGGTACTAGCGATGGTCTGGTGACTCGCTTCAGGTTCAATTCCTGACATCGCTCCATTTGGATAGCTCATTTGGTAGAGCAACTGACTTGTAATCAGTATGTAGCGGGTTCGATTCCCGTTCCAAAACCTTCCAAAGGTTGAAGTAAGCAGTACAGGGTGGAATCGGAACACCAAGCGTGGCAGCAAGATCGTCCCGCTGAAGTGGAAGATTCATATGTTGAACCGCCTCTTTTGAACTTCGTGTTCACAGCGGAGAGAACAGCAAGGCAGCATGACGAGCTCAGTCACATCAAGTTCGTTTTCGCTAGCGATACAGTGCAAGGAAGTATTGCAGCACTGCCTACCACTCAAAGCTTGAGCAAAGAACAACAACGGTGGCCGCTCAACATAAAACACCCTGCTTTAAAACGAGAAAAGAAAACGAGAAGAATATGAAATTCAAAATTAAAGTACAGAAAAACGAGCGCGCCATCCTCTTCAAAGACAAAACCTTTGTCTCAATCTTGGCACCCGGCGAATACCGTTTTTTCGATGTATTTCGTAAGTATTCGGCACAGATTTTTGATATGGACAATGTGCGCTTTCAACATGCATGCGCAGAGTCCCTTCGTCGTCATGAAGCTGACGTGGTTGCTGAGAACTTTCACTTGATCGACGTGGCTGACCAAGCGATCGTACTGCGCTATGAGAACCAGAGCTTAGTTGAAATTTTGGCGCCTGGTTCCCGCAAAATGTTTTGGAAGTTCGGTGCAGAACAAAGCTTCGAGACCATCGATATCTCGAAAGACTTCGCGGTGGCGGATAAGTTGATGAGTTATTTGGGACAACCAAGCCTGCGTGGTAAAGAGATCTTTGGTTTGCAGAATATTTTGTCGGTCCAAGTACCCGAATCACACCTCGGTTTGTTGAAGGTCGACGGAAAATTGCACGCTGTATTGACGCCAGGGAAGACTGCTTACTGGCGCTTCAATCGCGACATCAGCGTTGATTTGGTTGATACGCGTTTGCAGGCTTTGGAAGTCTCCGGTCAAGAAATTTTGACCAGCGATAAAGTCAACTTGCGTGTGAATTTGAATGCCAACTGGCAATTCGACGACGTGCAATTGGCGTACAGCCGTTTAGCCAAACCAGCCGATCATATTTATCGCGAATTGCAATTCGCCTTGCGTGCAGCAGTTGGCACTCGCACTTTAGATGAACTCTTGGAGAACAAACAAATCATCGATAATGTCGTGAATCAGCATTTGCATGAGAAACTGCAGGGTTTCGGTGTTCGGGTTTTGAGCGTTGGCGTGAAAGATATCGTCTTACCCGGTGATATGAAGCTCTTGTTAGCGCAAGTGGTAGAGGCAGAGAAAGCCGCGCAAGCCAATGTGATACGCCGTCGTGAAGAAACCAATGCGACCCGTTCCATGCTGAACACTGCACGTGTGATGGAAAACAATCCAACCGCACTGCGTTTGAAGGAACTGGAAACTTTGGAAAAAATCGCCGAACGTATTGATAAGATTTCTGTGATCGGTGGTTTAGATCAAGTATTAAATGGTTTAGTGAAATTGAAAGTGTAAGTGACAGCGTAAAGAAAATTTGTAGGGCGGGTGCAACCCGCGCCGCAAAGATTTGGTGCAACCGAACTTGAATTTTAAGCGGCGCGGGTTGCACCCGCCCTACAAAAAACCAATGACAAAAAGTAGAACCAAAAAAATAAGAACGCAAAATGAAAACACAAAATTATCAATTATTAGAAATCGAGAATGCCGCACCGATCAAAATGTGGACTGAAGGTGTGCCTGTTGAAGACGACGCCAAAGAACAATTGACGAACACGGCCAAAATGCCATTCATTTTTAAACATTTGGCGGTGATGCCTGACGTGCATTTAGGAAAAGGCTCAACTATCGGTAGCGTGATCCCTACCCATAAAGCCATTATTCCCGCCGCAGTTGGCGTGGATATTGGTTGCGGAATGATCGCTTGCAAAACCACCTTGAACGCAAAAGACTTACCCGATAACTTAGGTCCATTGCGTGCAGCCATCGAGAAAGCGGTACCGCATGGTCGTACGCCAAATCGCGGTGGGCGTGATAAAGGCGCTTGGGGCGATCGTCCACCAAGCTTAGTCGACGAAGCGTGGAAAAGCTTGGAACCTGGTTTCAAAGCGATCACTGAAGATTATCCAAAACTCAAAAATACCAATCAGCATAAGCATTTGGGAACCTTGGGGACTGGTAATCACTTTATCGAAATTTGCTTGGACGAAAAGGATACGGTGTGGATCATGCTGCACTCCGGTTCACGCGGTGTTGGGAATGCGATTGGGACGCTATTCATTGAATTAGCGAAGAAAGATATGCAGCAACATTTATGCAATATTCCCGATCAAGATCTCGCCTATTTCGAAGAAGGTAGCAAGTATTTTGGTGACTACGTGCGTGCCGTTGGTTGGGGACAGCAATTTGCAAAAACCAATCGCGAAATCATGATGCAACATGTGATCGACGCGATGCGAAACATCATCACCAAACCATTCGAGACGCATTTAGAAGCGGTGAATTGTCACCACAACTATGTGCAGAAAGAAACGCACTTTGGTGAGGAAGTGTATGTAACGCGAAAAGGTGCGGTGTCGGCGAAAAAAGGTGAATTGGGAATTATCCCAGGATCGATGGGTGCGCGTAGCTACATCGTTCGTGGTTTAGGAAACGAGGAAAGCTTCCAATCCTGCAGCCACGGCGCAGGACGAACCATGAGCCGTACTAAAGCGAAAAAGTTGTTCACCATCGAAGATCAAAGACGTGCGACCGAAGGCGTTGAATGCCGTAAAGATGCCGATGTGATCGATGAGATTCCTATGGCATACAAAGACATCGACGCCGTGATGGATGCGCAGAAAGATTTGGTGGAAGTGGTGTACACCTTGAAGCAGGTGGTGTGTGTCAAGGGATAGCTTCTCTTTGCAAACTTTCCTACTCACTGTATTGAAGGATGGGAGCTAGTGTTGAAAAAATAGTTTCTCTAGCTCCCAGCGTTCTCATGTGGTACGCGTCTCACAAAGAAACTCAGATAAGAAAAAGAATTGAATAACATGATCAAAATAGATGCATCACAAGGTGAAGGTGGTGGCCAAGTGTTGAGAACCGCCTTGGCGCTTTCTATCATCACCCAACAGGCTATCCATCTGACCCAGATTCGCGCCAAGCGCAGTAAGCCGGGTTTGATGCGGCAGCACTTAACTTGTGTCAAAGCAGCGCAGGCGATTTCTGATGCGGAAGTTAGTGGCGCTGAACTTGGTAGTGATGATTTGGTGTTCACGCCAAAGGCCATACGTAGTGGCGATTATCATTTCGCGATTGGTACCGCTGGTAGTTGCTCCTTGGTCTTGCAAACCGTGTTGTGGCCGCTGCTGCTTGCGGACCAAGAAAGTAGCGTCATCGTTGAAGGCGGAACCCATGTGCCGATGGCGCCCTCTTTCGAATTCTTGCAATATAGCTTTTTGCCTGTATTGAGAAAGATGGGCGTTGAAGTTGACATCGAACTCGTCAAACACGGGTTTTACCCGGGAGGCGGTGGAAAGCTCAAAGCGACCATCAAACCTTGGCGAGAGCAACGGCCACTGAAACTGACAAGGCGTGGCGACAGAATAAGTCAACATGCCTTGTGCTTGTTCGCTAATTTAGAGCAGAGTATCGCCGATACCCAACTCGCCGAAGTGCGACGCTATTTGAATTGGCAAGAAGCTGATGTCGTGCATCATGGCCTACGTAATTCGCATGGCATAGGCAATGCTCTGATACTCAGTGTGCAGTCCAGCGAGTACAGTGAAATCGTTACGAGTTATGGCGACAAGAGTCGCAGCAGCGGTCAAGTTGCGCAAGTTGCCTGTGATGAGATGAAACGCTATTTAGCAAGCCCAGCCGCAGTTGGCGAGCACATGGCGGACCAGCTTTTGATTCCCTTGGCTTTGGCGGGCGGGACCTTCACCTGCAATGTAATCAGTCAGCATTTCAAAACTAACTGCGAGATCATTCAGAAATTTACACCTTCGCACTTCAAGATAGTCGATCTTGCAGCGAATAACTTTGAAGTAAATGTGTCGAATGACTAAGTGCCGCTTACACGATATTGCCTATGGCCTAGGAAGTAGCTTCATAAGCAGAAATAATCACATTGACGGTTACTGGGCTATCGGTAAGCTGTACGAATACGCACGTAATACACGATCTGATATTGTCGAGTTTGATCTGTGCGAATCAAGCTCGACATCAGCTCCAAAGCACCTACAAAAAATGTTGGCCAAATACTGCGACTGGGTAAAGCAGAGGTGTTCGAGCAGAAGTACTAGCTTGTCAAATTTAAGCGTTAGAATTGTCATTGAGTTTGACATTGAGTTTAATGAGAACGAAAAACCACCTCAACGAACCTATGGCAAACCATTTCGAGTGACCGTTGCAATCAATGCGAAAGATAGGCGCCCGGCTATTCGACATTTTCTTGGCTACTGCGCTCCACATAGTAGCTGGCACGAATCAAAAAGTATCACTCAGAACTAAGCTCCAATCGGCTTACACTGTCCAAAATATCAAAAACGAAGAAATACATGAACAACTCAACGAATGATTCCGACGTTCTCAAAGTCATTCAAGAACGCCTATCACAAATCGAACAGCGCTATGACGTTGACATTCTTCTCGCCGTCGAATCAGGTAGTCGCGCTTGGGGTTTTGCTTCACCCGATAGCGACTGGGATGTGCGTTTTCTGTACGTTCATCGCAAAGAATGGTACTTCAAAGTGCATCCGGGTCGCGATGTAATCGAAACCGGTATCGAGCAACATCCTTTGGGTGAGCTCGACATTAATGGCTGGGAGTTACGTAAAAGTTTGCAGCTACTCCACAAAAGCAATCCCGCTTTAATAGAGTGGCTGCAGTCACGCTTGATCTATCGTCGTGACCAAGGCGTGATGGATCAATATCAAACTCACGCGGACATCTTCTTCAAGCCGCAAGCATGTTTTCAACATTACGTCAGTATGGCGATCACCAACTATCGCCAATATCTGCAAAGAGATTCAGTACGTTTAAAAAAATACTTGTATGTACTGCGTCCTTTGTTTGCCTGCCAATGGATAGAACGTTATGGCAGCATGCCGCCGATTGAGTTTCACAAATTGATCGATGAACTGTTGCCCAGCGGCGAGCTACGTCAAGAGATTGATCTGCTCTTGGCGAAAAAAATCGCTGGAGGGGAAAGCGAAGAATCCGCGCCGATCACACGCTTGAATCAGTTTATTGAAGCCGAACTAGAGCGTGTGAAGTTGATCGAACTGCATGTGGCGGAGATCCCTCACGAGGCTTATCATGCATGCGATCGTTTTTTGATGGAGACTGTCCACAGAGCGTAAGACCTCAGCGGTCGGCGATGCACGCTCGACGCATCGCCAGCGAGGCGCTTTACAAAGACGCACTTAGAAAAAACTTTGAGAATCGCGAAGGCGACTATAAACTCGTCAATCAAGCATGCTCTTTTTTTCGATGGTTTTTGTTGAATTGATCGTCTAGGATCTCCGCTATGTCCAAACACTCATTGTTCGCCTCGCTCTGTGCCATGGCCGTCATAAATACTGTTACCCAGCCTGCGGTGGCGCAGGAGAACGCTCCACCAGCCGCAGCAAAAGTGCTGCCGCAAGGCTTACCAACCGACCTTAAAGCTTTGCAACTTCCTCAAGGAATTAAAGTGCCCAAAGAGGTCGAGGAAGTCACCGCTTCGCTAGAGGCTCTAACGCAGTTACAAGAAAAATATATCGCCATTCAAGAAAAAATCGTCGCTCTACGCCAACGCAAATTAGCGCTTGGAAAAGGCGATGTGAACCTACTTGACGCAGCGAAGATTGGGCTGCTCCAATCAAAATTGGGTATCGAGAAAGATCAACTCAAAAAAATCGAATTTCTCAAAGAGATCGTCAAGCTGAGAACCGAATCGCACGCGCGCTCACAGAGAAAACAAAAAAACGGTAAGAATAGCGAAGACGATACCCTCATGCAGGAGGTGCAATTAGTCGCTGCGCAAATTGAATTGCTGAAGGCAGAGAAGAAATAGCATCGTCGTTTTACGGCCGCACTCGACCCAAGGTTCAAAGTCTCTTCCTTCAACTATCACTGTTGGCAAGAGATTCCTTTGACTTCCTTCATTTAATTGCCTCCAACGTCCCCTTCTCCATGATCAAGATGTCAAAGCCGAACTATACTTCGGCTATAACGCATTTCAGAATGTTCGCCATCGACTACTGCACTGCAGCATTCGGGTACTCCGAATCTCCCCTAAAAAATCAAGCAAAAAATTTCTTGGAATAGATCAAGAAACAACCGTGGCTTGCTTGCCAATGCTGAGCGATTTGTGGATACTTTGCGCCAGAAAGTGAATTGCTTTCCTGACGAGAAATCGGGCCATTGGCAAACCCATGCGAATGCACTTTGAAATCTCAAGGCGAGGTTGCACTCCACAAGAGTCAACTTCACACATAACAAAAAATCTACCGCGACATCACAGTGGCGGCGCATCCATCGTATTTTGCTCAACACAATTGAGCAAGGAGACATAACATGCCAAACACCGAACCGTTACGTTTACATGTACCGGAACCGACAGGCCGTCCTGGCCAAAAGACTGACTTTTCCTATTTACGCCTTTCACCTGCAGGTGAAGTAAGACGTCCTGAGATCGACGTGAGTCCGGTTGATACCCGTGACATCGCTTATTCCTTGATTCGCGTCTTAGACGAAAAAGGCAATGCAGTCGGTCCATGGGTTCCGGAGATCAGCATCGAACAATTGCGCGCGGGGATGCGAGCGATGATCAAGACACGCATCTTTGATGGTCGTATGTTGATCGCCCAACGCCAAAAGAAAATGTCGTTCTACATGCAAAGCTTAGGTGAGGAAGCGATTGGTGCAGCGCAAGCGATGGCCTTGAATCGCGACGACATGTGTTTCCCTACGTATCGCCAGCAAAGTATCTTGATGGTGCGCGACGTGCCCCTCAAAGGTTTGATTTGCCAGCTCTTATCTAACGAAGGCGATCCGCTCAAAGGTCGTCAATTACCAGTCATGTATTCGATCAAGGAAGCCGGCTTCTTTTCGATTTCAGGTAACTTAGCCACCCAATACATTCAAGCAGTCGGTTGGGCGATGGCATCGGCCATTAAAAATGATACCAAGATCGCTTCTGCCTGGATCGGCGATGGCGCCACTGCCGAAGCTGACTTTGACACGGCCCTGACTTTTGCCCACGTTTATCATGCGCCGGTGATTTTGAACGTCGTCAATAATCAATGGGCGATCTCGACTTTCCAAGCGATTGCTGGTGGTGAAAACACCACCTTCGCCGCGCGCGGTGTGGGCTGCGGTATCGCCTCGCTACGCGTTGATGGAAACGATTTCTTGGCCGTGTACGCTGCGTCCAAATGGGCTGCCGAGCGTGCCCGCAAAAATCTAGGCCCCACCCTGATCGAATGGGTCACCTATCGCGCGGGTCCGCATTCGACTTCGGATGATCCCTCAAAATATCGCCCACTCGATGACGCCAGCCACTTCCCGCTCGGCGATCCTATCGCACGTCTGAAACAATATTTGATCAATCAAGGTGCATGGTCCGAAGAGGAACATGAAGCCACGCATAAGGAATTAGAAGCACTCGTCATTACTGCCCAAAAAGAAGCAGAAGCCCTCGGAACTCTGGCCGACAACCATGTCTTCAGCCCTGCTGAAATGTTCGAAGATATTTACGAGCATATGCCAGAACATTTGCGCCAACAGCGCCAACAATTGGGAATCTAGCTGTTCGCCATCACCTTTTTGAAGCGAGTTTTACATGAGTGAAAATAATCCAAACAAAACAGCGCCGATGACCATGATCCAAGCGCTGCGTTCAGCTATGGATGTCATGCTGGAACGCGATAATAATGTCGTCGTATTCGGTCAAGACGTCGGCTATTTCGGTGGCGTATTCCGTTGCACCGAAGGTTTACAAAAGAAATATGGCAAGTCACGCGTCTTCGATGCGCCGATTTCCGAAAGCGGTATCGTCGGTGCGGCGATCGGTATGGGTGCCTATGGTTTGCGTCCGTGTATCGAGATTCAATTCGCCGATTACATTTATCCGGCTTATGATCAAATCGTCTCTGAGGCAGCGCGTTTGCGTTTCCGCTCAGCCGGTGACTTCACAGCACCACTGACGATTCGTACCCCCTGCGGCGGCGGTATTTATGGTGGACAAACGCATAGCCAAAGTCCGGAAGCGGTGTTCACGCACGTATGCGGTTTGCGCACGGTGATGCCATCGAATCCTTACGACGCCAAAGGTTTGTTGATTGCCTCGATCGAAAACAACGATCCTGTGATTTTTCTCGAACCAAAACGTTTGTATAACGGCCCCTTCAATGGTCACCACGATCAACCAGTGGTGCCGTGGTCCAAACATGCGAGCGGCAATGTGCCCGAAGGTTATTACACCGTACCTTTAGAAAAAGCCGCCATCTTCCGCGAAGGAAAAGATCTCACAGTCCTCGCCTACGGCACCATGGTCTGGGTCTCGGAAGCCGCTGCCAATGAAAGTGGCGTTGATGCTGAAATTATTGACCTACGTAGTTTGTGGCCCTTGGATTTGGAAACGATCGTCGCTTCGGTCAAGAAAACCGGCCGCTGTGTAATCGTGCATGAGGCGACCCGCACCAGTGGTTTCGGTGCTGAATTGACTGCCTTGGTTCAAGAACATTGTTTCTACCATCTAGAAGCACCAATCGAGCGTGTCACGGGTTGGGATACTCCATACCCACATGCTCAAGAGTGGGATTATTTCCCCGGTCCTGCGCGCGTTGGCGCAGCTTTCAAACGTGCGATGGAGAATTAAGATGGGTATTCATGTCATTAAAATGCCGGATATCGGCGAAGGTATTGCGGAAGTTGAATTGGTTGCTTGGCATGTCAAACCAGGTGACACGGTGGTCGAAGATCAAGTCATGGCCGATGTCATGACCGATAAGGCCACCATCGAAATCCCCAGTCCAGTCAATGGTAAAGTATTAGCACTCGGTGGCGCTGCGGGTCAAGTCATGGCCGTTGGCTCTGAATTGATTCGTATCGAAGTCGAAGGTGCGGGAAATGTTGATGCGAGTGCTGCAGCAGCTCCAGCACCTGCAGCGCCTGTAGCGGCGCCTGCAGCGGCTCCAGCAGCACCAAGCAAAGCGGAAACCCTTGCATCAGCTCCCGCAAAGATCGATGTACCTGTCGCGCCGAGCAAAACCAGCAGTACTAAGAATGCCAACGCGAGTATTCCCGCCGCTGCGCGCGCTAACGGCGAAAAACCAATCGCCTCACCAGCCGTACGTCGTCGTGCTTGGGATCTCGGCATTGAGTTGCAATTTGTTCCGGGTACCGGCACCGCAGGTCGCATCACCCATGAGGATTTAGATGCTTACATGGCGCGCGGTGAAATCAGCATCGCTGCGGGTGCTTCTCCCTATCGTGAATTGCATGAAGAGACCGCGGTTCCTGTGATTGGCTTGCGTCGTAAGATCGCGCAAAAAATGCAGGAAGCCAAACGTCGCATTCCTCATTTCTCTTATGTGGAAGAAGTTGATGTTACCGAACTCGAAGCCTTGCGTCAGCAACTCAATCAAAAATGGGGCAAACAACGCGGCAAACTCAGCCTATTACCGTTCCTGATGCGCGCCGTGGTGTTGGCAGCACGTGAGTTCCCACAAATGAACGCACGCTACGATGACGAAGCGGGAGTGGTCACGCAACATGCCGCGATTCATCTTGGGATCGCCGCGCAGACCGACTCTGGTTTGATGGTACCCGTAGTGCGCCATGCTGAAGCGCGCGACTTATGGAGCAATGCCAACGAGATGGCACGCTTGGCGGAAGCAGCACGCACCGGCAAGGCGAGCCGCGATGAATTGTCGGGTTCTACCATTACCATTTCTAGCCTTGGCGCCTTAGGTGGCATCGTTTCAACACCCGTCATTAACGCCCCCGAAGTCGCCATTATCGGCGTCAACAAAATGGTGGAACGTCCGATGATACGCAATGGCCAAGTTGTCGCACGCAAGATGATGAATTTGTCTTCCTCCTTCGATCACCGAGTCGTCGATGGTATGGATGCAGCACAATTCATTCAAGCGATCCGTACTTATTTGGAATGCCCGGCGACGCTGTTTATTGAGTAGGAAGAAAAACCTCTCAACACAGAGGCACAGAGACGCAGAGGAAAGACGGAGTAATCTCACGCAATTCTTTCAAATGTTTCGAGCCTAGCATATACCCTGTGATGAGAGGTCACTTCAGCCTCTTGCTACAAAAAACATTCAGTAACGCTTCATTATTTGATGTTCACCCTTCGACTTTCTCAGTGTCTCTGTGCCTCTGTGTTGAGAGGTTTTGAACGAGAATGATGTGAGGGTGCAATCCAGTTTTCAGGAACAAACTATGCAAACAACATCCACAACTTTAGTGGTCATTGGCGGAGGCCCTGGTGGCTATATTGCCGCTATCCGAGCTGCTCAATTGGGCGTGGCGACGATCTTGATCGAAGGTGATCAACTTGGTGGCACTTGCCTCAATATCGGTTGTATTCCCTCCAAAGCTTTGATCCACGCCGCAGAGGAATTTGAAAAAGCCAAGCACTATGCGGAAGGTTCCGCTCTTGGTATTCAGGTCGCCAGCCCGAGCATACAAATCGAGCAAACCGTGAGCTGGAAAAACGGCATCGTCAAACGCTTGACGACAGGCGTCGGCGCTTTGCTTAAAAAGAATGGCGCACAAGTCGTCAAAGGCTGGGCTCAGATCATCGATGGCAAGACTGTCGCTGTGATGCAAGATGGCCAAGAAGTTCAGCGTATTACTTGCGAACATCTACTGATTGCTTCCGGTTCTTCTGCGGTCGAACTGCCATTCATGCCCTTCGGCGCAGGCAATGGCAAAGTCATCAGCTCCACTGAAGCCTTATCACCCAACAGTATTCCGAAAAAATTAGTAGTGGTTGGTGGTGGCTATATTGGGCTCGAGTTAGGTATCACCTATCGCAAGCTCGGTAGCGAAGTCGCCGTCGTCGAAGCCATGGATCGCATCTTACCTGCCTACGACGAAGAGCTGACCAAGGTCGTACGCAACGCCATGAAACAACTCGGCATCGAAGTGCATCTGGGTCTCAGCGTACAAGGCTTGAATGCCGACAACACAGCCGTGCGTCTCAAGAATGCTGCTGGCGAAGAAAGTGAACTGGCCTGCGATCAAGTATTGGTTGCAGTTGGTCGCCGTCCACGTACACAAGGTTTCGGACTCGAATCCCTGCTGCTCGACATGAACGGACGCGCCGTCAAAATTGACGATCAATGCCGCACCTCGATGCGCAATGTGTGGGCGATTGGTGATGTCACGGGCGAACCGATGTTGGCACATCGCGCCATGGCTCAGGGCGAAATGGTGGCAGAAATCATCGCAGGCAAACGTCGTCACTTCTCCCCTGCTTCGATCCCTGCCGTATGCTTCACCGATCCAGAATTAGTCGTGGTCGGCATGTCACCGCAAGAAGCGCAAGCAGCAGGCATCGTCATCATCACCGCGAATTTCCCCTTCGCTGCGAATGGTCGCTCCATGACTTTAGAATCGAGTGAGGGCTTTGTCCGTGTGGTGGCGCGCAAAGACAATCACCTCATTCTCGGTTGGCAAGCCGTGGGACGTAGCGTCTCTGAGCTGAGTGCAGGTTTTGGTTTGTGCCTTGAAATGGGCGCCAGTTTAGAGGACGTCGCAGGCACTATCCATTCACACCCGACTTTGGGTGAAGCGGTGCAAGAAGCGGCACTGCGTGCTTTGGGGCATGCTCTTCACATCTAGTAATTTCACCTAGCGGAGCATGCGCCTTCGCTCAAATGAATTGATAGAAGAAAAAAAGGGATAAGTGAGTTTCCACTTATCCCTTGTTTCACATCCTGTAAGGATTAGTAGGCGAGTAATTGTGGGGCTTTGATCCCATCCACTTTAAACGTCTTCACCGATTCAGCCAAGTAGTTGGCACGCTCCTCCAGAGACATCACAGCCGCCGAGATTTCTTCCACCATCGCCGCATTCTGCTGGGTGCTAGCATCGACTTCTCGGACAGCGTCGGCCATCAAATTTAGCTCACTCGATTGAGCATTAGATTCGCGCGTGATTTCATCCATAATCGTGGTGACACTTTGCACGGAGTCGACGATCTCGTTCATCGTTGCACCTGCGTCGTTAACATACTTTGCACCTGCTTCGATATCTTGCATCGACAGACGAATCAAATCACCAATTTCTTTCGCTGCACTTGCGCTACGCTGAGCGAGACTCCG encodes the following:
- a CDS encoding dihydrolipoamide acetyltransferase family protein; amino-acid sequence: MGIHVIKMPDIGEGIAEVELVAWHVKPGDTVVEDQVMADVMTDKATIEIPSPVNGKVLALGGAAGQVMAVGSELIRIEVEGAGNVDASAAAAPAPAAPVAAPAAAPAAPSKAETLASAPAKIDVPVAPSKTSSTKNANASIPAAARANGEKPIASPAVRRRAWDLGIELQFVPGTGTAGRITHEDLDAYMARGEISIAAGASPYRELHEETAVPVIGLRRKIAQKMQEAKRRIPHFSYVEEVDVTELEALRQQLNQKWGKQRGKLSLLPFLMRAVVLAAREFPQMNARYDDEAGVVTQHAAIHLGIAAQTDSGLMVPVVRHAEARDLWSNANEMARLAEAARTGKASRDELSGSTITISSLGALGGIVSTPVINAPEVAIIGVNKMVERPMIRNGQVVARKMMNLSSSFDHRVVDGMDAAQFIQAIRTYLECPATLFIE
- the lpdA gene encoding dihydrolipoyl dehydrogenase is translated as MQTTSTTLVVIGGGPGGYIAAIRAAQLGVATILIEGDQLGGTCLNIGCIPSKALIHAAEEFEKAKHYAEGSALGIQVASPSIQIEQTVSWKNGIVKRLTTGVGALLKKNGAQVVKGWAQIIDGKTVAVMQDGQEVQRITCEHLLIASGSSAVELPFMPFGAGNGKVISSTEALSPNSIPKKLVVVGGGYIGLELGITYRKLGSEVAVVEAMDRILPAYDEELTKVVRNAMKQLGIEVHLGLSVQGLNADNTAVRLKNAAGEESELACDQVLVAVGRRPRTQGFGLESLLLDMNGRAVKIDDQCRTSMRNVWAIGDVTGEPMLAHRAMAQGEMVAEIIAGKRRHFSPASIPAVCFTDPELVVVGMSPQEAQAAGIVIITANFPFAANGRSMTLESSEGFVRVVARKDNHLILGWQAVGRSVSELSAGFGLCLEMGASLEDVAGTIHSHPTLGEAVQEAALRALGHALHI